The DNA window CATCAGGGAGTTCAGTGGAACGTATGAGAGTCTGCCAGCAAGATCGATACAGGTGGGAGGCACATTTGCCTAATGTGTAGATTTCTAGAACATCCTGATACAAAGATCATGTTACACATTGTGATTCATTCTGGtgaaatactgtttttatttattttttgacacttTGTGCACATTGTTTTGAGAAAATGATTTGTAATTTGTATAAAGTGAATGAGAACGTTCAATCTGTTTAGGACAATTATAACGTGTTCAGATCAATGTGTAACCTGAGTTTGGAGAAATGTGTCAAATCAATAGAGAAAAACCGTAAATTCAGAGGTCTGGTTTTAATTTCAGGAGTTCGTTTTTGTTGCCCAGTAATGTTTATTGTGAACACAATCGGTTGCCATGAGCTGTTGTGCATATTTTGTTTTGGCACATAATGGCTGCAAATAAATGTTAGAGTTCAATTAAATTTAAGTATCgtttagcatttaaagtcaacCAAAATCAAACCAAAAGTgagcatatttatttaatatgtgttTTTGGTCATATAATGCATCATTCATCTgtaaactatttcaaataaaaacgtGATTGTCTTTGTAATCTCATTGTGAAAGTTGAGATCAAGTGCTTTCTCTTTGAATGTCTCGTTTCACTCAAAGATACAGAAGTAAACAGGGTCTCGAATAGAGTGtggaatcattaaaaaatatgactttctatggaaaaagtatttggaaaaaagaAATGCAAGCCTATCGCCAAGTGATATGAAAAGTTACaattatgaatgttttatttattaaaataatgagtgCATTTAAAACCGCTATTGCAAAGGatgtgtgacttttttttattaatgttcacGCTTAAGAGACAGCATAAATGCAATCCCATAATCAcgaatatttgtaaataaaataaaaaatgtcataatggCATGTGAGAGAGTATATAATCTTTCTATATAAACTTGCgcttctgagaagaaaagtctgaTTTTTAACTAATATTACACTACAGACTGTCAAATGAGCagtattgttaactaaaaccaaaacttttaaaaataattctcattaaaataattcacattcatttaaataaagataaaataaaaaaaaaacattagaggaagaacctaaacttaaaaaaaaggataaataaaaaatatgttctaattttatagaaaaattaaaactaatgaaaatttaaaaagcatataAAAGAATGATTAATACTTAAGCTAAAATcaggattaaaaataaaatgtaattctaaatATCAACAGATTCTATAATAGTAGATGAATAAATAACACCACATATGAATCACCAGTCAGTAGTTATAAGatttgtttgattcactaaaaaaacTGACCAACTAGATGACAAGAGTTTCGTTCAGCTGTCAGACTACAGTGActttgctgtatgtttttgattcactacaaAGAACTGTCTGACAAGAATCTTTCATTCATAAAAcactgctgtgtgtttcattcatgCTGCAGTGCTGCTGTAATAGTTCAATGatatcacaattattttatttttttgcccacAGTGATATCACTCCCTCTTCTTTTTCTGCTCTAGGTATCAGAGTCTAGAGTACTTGAGTGCCCCAGCATCCAGATCACCACTATCTCACCTGAAGATGACTCCGGTCCAGCGGGGGGAAGTTACTGGGATGGCGGGGGTGGCTGGGACAGGGAGCGCCTATATCTGCCCCTGCTGGACTCTTACCGTGACGTCATGACAGGGGCAGGTTCCCTCAGTCCCAGTCCTAGCCCTGCTTCTAGTTCCTCATCCCGTGGATGGCTGAGTCCAGCTTCGAGCTGTGATTCTCTCCTGGTGGAGGAGGATGAGCTCAACGAAGCTGCTGCCCACTTCTGCCTATCGCCCTCCTCACGCCCCACGTCTCCGGGGGGCAAAAAGCGCAGGAACTCCCCACTGGCCTCCCCCAGCACCTCTCGCAGAAGCAGCTACTCCGAGGATGTCTCCTCCCTCTCCGACACGGGAGAAACCTTGACTCATTCTCAGGCTCCAGCAAGCTGCGAGCTCAACATCCCACAGAAGACCAGGAAGACCTCTCTGGAACAGGTGATCGTTTTGAAATATGGTTGTTAAACTTACTTATGGTCCATTCTTGGTAATCAAATGAATTCATTCATATTCTGTCATATGACCATCTTGGTGTGTTTATGGGTATGCACTATCCAGATGTCATCAAGAGACATCGAACCAGAGCTGACCCCCATTCAGACCTCTCCCTGCCCCCTCCCAGAGGTTGCTCAGCTGAGAAGGGAGCCCCCCACAATAGGGATGGACTACCTGTCTGTGCCTCCTGCTCTGGGCTGGGGCAGAACCAGGGCCAGCGCTCACAGTCCTCTCTTTAGGTTTGCACACAACTTCTTATTTCATAATGTGAATTATGCACTGAATAATGCCTAACAATTAAAACAGCAGGAATTCAAAagaatgtaatatttcaaaagcAGTATGATACACACTCAttacacttttaattaattaaaaaaaaaaaaatctattaaaatgtatttaaactttaaatatatgtatgctttggaatgtattatatgtatgtgtgtgtgtgtgtttgtctgtgttttatatatatatatatatatatatatatatatatatatatatatatataatgaaataaattatttcataagACTGTCAaaagttttcttatttttttaatttttacagaaaataaaattttttatttccaagatgatattttctgaattaaacatgcagtaTTCTGAGTTCATGTGACGAAAAATGTAGCATACTACAGTTTGAAACACTAATAATGGAATGAAGCATGCCATTTTTTGGTCACTAAACTATTTTAGCTTTAGATTCTGATTTAAATCAGATTAATGTAGATCTTTGACTTCTAACCTCACATTGTCTCTGCTTCCTCAATCCTGCTCCAGATCTAATGCACTGCCGCCACTTGACTGGCCGCTGCCTTCACAGTTTGACCAGTATGAATTGCGCATAGAGGTACAGCCCAGACCACACCATCGTGCACATTATGAAACTGAAGGCAGTCGAGGAGCAGTAAAGGCATCACCTGGAGGCCATCCAGTAGTGAAGGTGACGctcataaacaaaaataatttaattgtaaaacaaacaataaatgaaaaaaaaaaagttatcatgatgaggaaaaaaacatatataagtcgcactggactataagtcgcatttatttagaaccaagagaaaacattaccatctccagccgcaagagggcgctctatgtgagcggcatagagcaccctctcgtgactggagacggtaatgttttctcttggttcatgtctcttagttcatttctcttggttcatgtcaaattgattttgataaataagtcgcacctgactataagtcgcaggaccagccaaactatgaaaaaaagagcgacttatagtccggaaaatacagtaattgaATTGATGTTCATTTTTTTGCTCTTTTCTCTCTGTTGTCCAGCTGGTGGGTTACACTGAAAGGCAGCCGCTCTCCTTACAGGTGTTTGTAGGAACTGCTGATGACAGATCAATACGTCCTCATCCTTTCTATCAAATACACAGGTGAAACTCTTGCAtgacttttcaaaatattaaacaaaagttCGATCCGTGGCTTCACATGAGAAATACTTCTCTCCACACAGAGTAACAGGGAAGATGGTAGGCACAGCTAGTCAGGAGAGCATCCAGGCCGGCACTAAACTCCTGGACATCCCCCTCAACCCAGAGAACAGCATGACTGCCCTGTAAGACTCCTGATCCCTGATTGTTTGTCGTAGACACCTCAGTAAGTGATCATACGTGTATTCCCTCCTTTCCTTCTCAGCATTGACTGTGCAGGTATTCTAAAGCTGAGGAACTCTGACATTGAACTCCGGAAAGGAGAGACAGATGTAGGGAGAAAGAACACTCGAGTGCGTTTGGTGTTCCGCACACACCTTCCTCTGTCTCCATCCATCGTCCCTCCAGGACGAGTCTTAGCCCTGCAGGTGGCCTCTTTACCCATTGAATGCTGTAAGTGGCAAATCACAATTATGCCTGCTTAACTACAGCTCCTatgtataccgtatttttcagactataagtcgcacctaagtataagtggcatcagtccaaaatacgtcacgacgaggaaaaaaacatatataagtcacactggactataagttgcatttatttagaaccaagaaccaagaaaaaTCATTACCGTCTaaagccgcaagagggcgctctatgttttcagtgcagactacaggagcacagagcagcatagagcgccctctcgtggccggagacggtaatgttttctcttggttcatttctcttggttcatgtcaaatcaattttgataaaaaagtcgctcctgactataagtcgcaggaccagccaaactatgaaaaaaagtgcgacttatagtcctgaAAATACGGTAATCTGACTTGTTTTCGTGTTTTATACTGTACACTTGTGACCGACACTCAAATTTAAGTTAAATTTCTGCCTGCAGCACAGCGCTCTGCACAGGAGCTTCCTGTAGTGGAGTCTATCAGTCTTACTTCCTGTTCAACAGAGGGAGGCGAGGAACTACTTCTAGGTGGGACCAACTTTCTACCCAGCTCCAGAGTTTTCTTTATGGAGAGAGGATCAGGTATTGTAGTAGGCCTACATTCACGCACAATACCAGAAAAGCTGGTGAACCTTTTACTCCTTGAGGAGTCAAGGAGAAGtagtgcaactgttttcaacattgataatattaagaaatgtttcttgagtaccaaaGAGCactattagaataatttctgaaggatcatgggacactgaggactggagtaatggctagaGTATATTCACCTTTACCATCAGAGGAAGAAAtgactgtacattttaaaatatattaaaatggaaaagagttatttcaagaaatgtaataatatttcacagtattaaagttttttgtgtgtattaactgtattttttttatgcagccttggtgagcaataagaaacttctttcaaatacataaaaactttttttttttttaatttaacgcAAAGGAAGGAACTGACATTAAATCACAGAACCAGTTtcgtatgttttatttattgcttatttttttctagATGGCAAAGTCCAGTGGGAGGAGGAGGCACATGTGGACAGGGACAAAAGCAATGATGTAAATCAACCATAAACCGTATCTCTGAAAATGTTCACTGTTATCATTTACACTGTGTCTAACTTGAAGATAAAGGAACTAATTATGTCTGTATTTTCTTATGGGGCAGAATCTGCTGTGTGTACGAGTGCCAGCCTATAACGATCTTTCACTGAACCAcccagtgtctgtctgtctgtacgtGTCCAatgggaagaggaagaggagcagcACGCACTGCTTTAAATATCTGCCCAGTGAGTGTTACACAGACATGTGAGAGAATCCCTCTGCACATGGTATTTATCTGTGCTGTTGACCAGAAATGCAAAATATGTCTTTTGCATGTTGTGTGTAATAAAGAACAGATTCTCTTTCATAATTTAATGGTACTTTCCGCCCAAGCATCAGTTGCTTCTTCGATCTCCAATAAAATGTTCCAAATAGCATCACAAAAGagtagttatttattattattatattgttattgttgttattattatacttttaatgaattatttttattctttaaggatgcattaaattgatcaaaagtgaaagtaaagatgtATAATGCTacacaagatttctatttcaaataaatgcacttcctattcatcaaagaatccaggaaaaatgcattagtttctacaaaaatattaaatagcacaactgttttcaacattgataataataagaaatgttccttgagcaccgAAGCATCATAATAGAACAATTTAAATCACACTGAAGACATTATTAAaatgtctattaaaataaaagcagttcttttaaattgtaatagtattttaattgagtttttactcaatttatttactaaaataaatgcagccctgatgtgcgtaaaagattattttaaatgtatttaaaaatcttacagatcACAGACATAGGTAGtgcaataattataaaataattgtttaatttgacaaataattatatataaaactattaattaaaataattaagaattttatATTACGTAATATATCCGGTcacatttcatattaaatatatacaatatgtattaataattatttttgtctcATGGTACATCTGTGATGTTAAGTCATACATCTTACATTTTCTAGTCATGTTTAAAGAAGAAGATCCGCTGCTGTCCCGGCCCTCCATCTTGCCCCTGGAAGGGGTGACGCTTTGCCCCATGGGGAGTGGCAGCACTTTCGACATGAGGTCAGACCTATCCGCAGATGACAGAAGCATGTCTTTCCATGACATGTACTCTTACTCCTCACATGGCTACCAGGAGGACTACTGCCGCAAACCGGAGGGCCCCGAGGATGGTGGAGGTCGAGGTGCCCTGACCGAAAGGCATCCCAGCTTTGAGAGCCTGGAGCTAGGCTTCACAGAGCTTCTTCCTCCCATGTACCCAAGAGCCTCACAACCTCTTTCCTCCTCCCCGTCTCCCTCTCCGTGGCTTGACTCTCCCTATCTTTCCTCCTCACCTTCCCCTTCACACTCTTGCTCTCTGAGCCCATTCCCTGCAAGCAGTCCCATCTCCACCTCGCCCCTTCCTCCACTCTCTCACTCCCCATACCCACACTGCCCTTGCCCCCAAGAGATGTGCTCCTCACCTCCGTCGAACACAAGCCACTATCAGGACCTGTACCCACCTCCATACGGCCAGTATGAGAGCTGGGAGCACCAGATGCATCCCTCTGAGAGAGACACAGGCCCTGGTCTGAAGCTGGAGGGACCCCCGGACTTCTCGGGCCCTACACCCATGCAGCATATCACACTAGAGGAAGGTGGGTATGATTGACTGTATATGTCATGCACCAACATAAAAATTCTGAAAtgataagccaataattattttcatgttatggctgATAACCTataaattgcattattgtttgtctaaaaataataataataaactaaaatctgttctaaatttattttaagttttttttttccaatataaaattatatatatatatatatatatatatatatatatatatatatatcatattatttGCTAAGGAATTTTGTGTCGATTTTTGTGCGTGAACGATTCCTTTAATTAGAGCCTTACTGATCTGTATCAATCAATTAAATTATCTCTACCATGATTTCTCATTCCCACAGTGACTGAATTCATTGGAGAGGATATAAGATCCTTTCAGATGGGGTCACACATGGATAGTCGACCTGGATGACAACATCCTCTCAGTAATAGTCCAGTCATAATCAGTGTTTAGTCAATGTCCTATCaacattttatgtataatttttatcTGAACGATGGTATATTGCTAAAatatggcaataataataataaagactgtgCTACTTAAATGGTCAATCTGTGGTAAAACAGAAAGCAGGCGTTCAGTTGTATGTAACTGTTCCTACTTCCTGACTGCGTTTTGAATGAAACTAATGTTTTTAATCtgtatgcaaaataaattatcattatattatttctgttttgatCCACTAATAAGTGCATTTATGGGGGTAATTGGTCATTTAATGAACAGGTAATATAATCTCAAACTGCATGCTCTTCCTCATTCCCTCTTTTATCTGAGAAACTGACTTTCATTTTTGACTTCTGTTTGTGGGATCACTTAACATGTCCTTTGTACACAGTGTCTAAGTAGTTTAAATGTGACTTCGCCCCTGCTCCCACGCAGGAAATATTTCAGCCCTTTCAGACATCCATTTGTAAATGCAGAATCTAACAAAGTTTTAGAATTAAATGCAGGTTATTATAACAGAGTGAACCCAGAAAACAACGTTGATGTGTTGTGAGTGACCAGATTAGTAGTTGGTTGACAAGTGTGAAGGAAGTGGTAAACTTGCCTATTTGGATGACATGAGGATCTCTGCCCTACTGGAAAATGTGTTTTcactttattgtttttaatacataaaGGACGAACAACAATACTTTTGACAATACAATTGTTGCTTATTCCATTCCAACAATAAAAAAGCAGGCTATACGGTTCATCACCTCGATACAGTGAATGAAGGTAAGTACGAGATACTTGATTAGCCTAATCATGAAACATTATTTACAAGCATTTTAAAGCTAAACATACATTCCATTGCCATGTACAATGGTATTTTGTGTGTCTTCTCATAAAgtcttgtaaaatacatttagtcCCATGACATCTTATTACGCCATTCAGATGCTTAACAGTGGCCAAGTTTTCTCTGAATGTTTCAGTAATGGGTGAGAGGGTAAGTCAGGAACATTTCATTTACCGAAGCTTGTAAAGCGTTCAGACATGGCAGTAGTGCGTTCAAATGAGAGCTGGACTAAGTGAGCTTTATTTAGATAAACAAAAGATTTTGCAAAAATATAAGGCGGCATTCAATGGAACCTGACCTTTGAAAAAAATCTGGATTTAATAACCCCAAATTGTAGTTGACAAGCAAATAGTTTAATCTCAGTTGTAAATCAGTATAATTAATCTGAATCACCTCAGTAACTATGTGAAAATATGTCTTGTGGGAATGTTGTGTTGTTTCCAAAATAAGCAGGACTGCCTCTTGGTGCACTGCCAAATAGCGTATTTTCAGCTGAACTGGTGCTGGTAGTGTAACATGGTCTGAAACCACATTAGTGCAGTTATAACCCGGATCTGTTCCTCAAAGATAGTCTCTCATGGTTATCCCAGACATCATTCATTCAGTCTATCAGTGCCCTCTCTTATGAGCTTAGATAAACtagtacattatattatttttttttaaactgttcaaTCACAAAGTCCTTCATCCAGATTCCTAACAGTGCATTTCTCTGTAGTTCATTATTTTGGCACTCTAACCAAGCagaaatgattaattaaatgtttagttaATGCAACTATCACAGtcatttttaaacagtttagtTCATAGTTCACAGAggaaaagcaacaacaacactACTAGAGAAATACATTCTGACAGTACAGTACGTATTTAATAGATTTAGTGTTGCCTTTCATCTGTAAGCTTGGTTTTAACTCTTTTAGCCACCAGAGGTCgctctttcatttattttgtcctcgCCATTTATTTGCGGACTTCTGTTACAAAGTAGATATCATCGAATACCAATGAATAGACTCTAGGACACGAAGAATGAGGTTGTCTCTTAAAGGCAAATATATTGgtaaacaatgtattttatttggatcgttagtttttcattttcgtttttttttttcagaaaaatattttttttcatatatatatagccacaaaataattgaaaatcatttttaaaatatgaagtgTGTGTACGTGTACACAAAATGTCgtattttaaattactttgtactaaaacttaaactgaaaaaaaaatctgaaaaactatgtagacataaaaaaaaaataataataaaaatgacaaaaacacacaacaaggttactaaaacttcaactaaaattaacatgaaagcagagaatataaaataaaatctaattcaaaatataaacaaaatattgcagtatctcagtgatactagaATGACAATGGGAGAAGCAAGCCCGCtataattgtacaaatattactgaatttctttattcttatttctttactaatgtattgtatattttatatcttgtatattttgatatatatttttcccaTTCTTCAATTATCAATGCCAAATGGGCCAACCCTTTTTCCTTTACTCCAACTGACACAACTTGATTGAGGCGTCATAGCATGAAAACTCAAAGCCAGGGTAGAGAGGCTGTGTGAATGTGGTGTGAACTCTGTGGAGGAGTGTCATAGAGTCATCAATGCTGTAAAACGCTAGTGTCCCGGCCTTATGATCCAAATAAATGCCTATCTTTGACAAGCCAGGCTCTGAGATCTTACTGACAATCCCATTGTGCCAGAAAGCATAACCTTTCCTGCAGCAGAACAAACTCCAGGATTTGTCATTGTGACCGAAGTGAGCTTCACTGCTTTCCCCTTTCCTGGCAATGTTTTTGTATGCGACAGCAATGTTTACCCCCATCCCACTCCATTCCACCTCCCAGTAGCTGCAGCCTGTCAGGCCCTCCGTGCCTAGCACCTGGCACCAGTAATCAAAGCGCTCCGGGTGCTCGGGACAGGACTGC is part of the Carassius auratus strain Wakin chromosome 27, ASM336829v1, whole genome shotgun sequence genome and encodes:
- the LOC113045016 gene encoding nuclear factor of activated T-cells, cytoplasmic 4 → MGAAPGLGWEEGEFEFKLVFEEDPPRQSRCGPEDTDGGQTHREPADSHLTSAQAGQPVGIPPSAGRRAGMHSPPPRRAFIREFSGTYESLPARSIQVSESRVLECPSIQITTISPEDDSGPAGGSYWDGGGGWDRERLYLPLLDSYRDVMTGAGSLSPSPSPASSSSSRGWLSPASSCDSLLVEEDELNEAAAHFCLSPSSRPTSPGGKKRRNSPLASPSTSRRSSYSEDVSSLSDTGETLTHSQAPASCELNIPQKTRKTSLEQMSSRDIEPELTPIQTSPCPLPEVAQLRREPPTIGMDYLSVPPALGWGRTRASAHSPLFRSNALPPLDWPLPSQFDQYELRIEVQPRPHHRAHYETEGSRGAVKASPGGHPVVKLVGYTERQPLSLQVFVGTADDRSIRPHPFYQIHRVTGKMVGTASQESIQAGTKLLDIPLNPENSMTALIDCAGILKLRNSDIELRKGETDVGRKNTRVRLVFRTHLPLSPSIVPPGRVLALQVASLPIECSQRSAQELPVVESISLTSCSTEGGEELLLGGTNFLPSSRVFFMERGSDGKVQWEEEAHVDRDKSNDNLLCVRVPAYNDLSLNHPVSVCLYVSNGKRKRSSTHCFKYLPIMFKEEDPLLSRPSILPLEGVTLCPMGSGSTFDMRSDLSADDRSMSFHDMYSYSSHGYQEDYCRKPEGPEDGGGRGALTERHPSFESLELGFTELLPPMYPRASQPLSSSPSPSPWLDSPYLSSSPSPSHSCSLSPFPASSPISTSPLPPLSHSPYPHCPCPQEMCSSPPSNTSHYQDLYPPPYGQYESWEHQMHPSERDTGPGLKLEGPPDFSGPTPMQHITLEEVTEFIGEDIRSFQMGSHMDSRPG